The Pseudarthrobacter defluvii DNA window CTTTCGGGTCCGCCACCTCCACGGTCCCGGTGGCCTGGTGGCGCAGGTTGAACCTGGCCGTGGTGTCCACCTTGACGGTGCGCTCCAGGCTGGCGACGCCGTAGCCGAACCGTCCGTAGATGCTTCCCTCGGAGGCGGTGAGGGCGGCCACTGCGATGCCGTCTTCCCTGGCTGCCGCCAGGTCCTCGCTCATCATCCGGCGCAGCAGGCCGCGCCGGCGGTGGGAGGTCCTGACGGTCACCGCGGTGACCATCTGGGCTTCAAGCATCCGCCCGTAGCCGATGTTGAGGGTTTTCCGCAACGTCCCGAACGTGGCCACGGGCACCTCGGCCGGGAGTGAGTGCTCCGCCGGCGTTCCCGTCTGGTAGGCCCCCGTGAAGACCCTGCCATCCGCCGCGTAGGTGGCCATTGAACGCGCCACGTGCTCGGGGGTACGCGTGGAGTCGTGGAACCCGAAGGCGACCGCCCGGGCCCAGGCCGCCGCTTCGGCGTAGCCCTCACTGCCTTCGGAGACGGCCGGAATGCGCCGGATTTCATAGTTTCCGCTCAGATCACCCATTTACCCGAGCCTAGTTAGGAATCCGGCGCCTGACCAGCAAAAAGCTGCAGCGAGGCGGCCAGCTCCGCAGGGGGCCTAGTGGCCGGCGTCGTACCAGCTGGGCCCGACGCCGATCTGGACTTCCAGGGGGACGCTGAGGTCCGCCGCAGCAGCCATCTGGTCGGTCACCAGCTTCTCTACGGCAGCCCGCTCCCCCGCAGCCACCTCCAGGACCAGTTCGTCGTGGACCTGGAGCAGCATCCGCGACTTCAGGCCCTGCGCCTGGAGCTCGGCGTGGACGCCGAGCATGGCCCGCTTGATGATGTCAGCGGCCGAGCCCTGGATGGGGCTGTTCAGTGCAATGCGCTCGGCGTTCTCACGCAGCTGGCGGTCGGTGCTGGTGAGGTCCGGCAGGTAGCGCCGCCGTCCCTCGATGGTGGCCGTGTACCCATCAACCCTGGCCTGGTCCACCACACCACGGAGGTAGTCGCGGACGGCCCCGAAGCGGTCGAAGTAGTCCTTCATGAGGGTGCGGGCCTCATCAACGGAAATTTCCAGCTGTTTGGACAGGCCGAAGGAGGTCAGTCCGTACGCTAGGCCGTAGGACATGGCCTTGACCTTCGAGCGCATGGCACTGGTGACCTGGTCCGTGGGGACGTGGAAGATGTTGGAGCCGACGAACCGGTGCAGGTCCTCGCCGTCCTTGTACGCCTGGATCAGGCCCGCGTCACCGGACAGATGCGCCATGATGCGCATTTCGATCTGTGAGTAGTCGGCGGACAGGAGGCATTCGTAGCCGTCGCTGACCACAAAGATGCCGCGGACCCGGCGGCCTTCCTCACTGCGGATCGGGATGTTCTGCAGGTTGGGGTTGTTGGAGGAGATCCGGCCGGTGGCGGCGACATTTTGGGCGTAGGTGGTGTGGATGCGGCCGTCCTCCGCCACGGACTTCTTCAGTGACTCGATCATCTGGCGCAGCTTGGCGGCCTCGCGGTGCGCCATGAGCTGGACCAGGAACTCGTGCCCCGTCTTTTCGAGGAGGTTCTTCAGCGAGGCGGCGTCAGTGGTGTAGCCGGACTTGATTTTCTTGGTCTTGGGCAGCTGCAGTTCGTCGAACAGCACGGTCTGCAGCTGTTTTGGCGAGCCCAGGTTGACCTCGTGTCCAATGGCGGCGAAGGCCTGTTCCTGGGCCTGGTCGATCACCCTGGCGAGGTCGGAAAGCTGGTCGTCCATCTTGTCCATGTCGATGGCAATGCCCGCAAGCTCCATGTCGGCCAGGACGCGGCTGACCGGCAGCTCAAGGGTGGACAGCAGTTCCTCTGCCTTGCGCTCCTTGAGTTCGTCCTCGAAGTAGCGGCTCAGGGCCAGCACCACGGCGCCGGCCTGTACCAGGGAATCGGCTGCAGCGGTGTCCTCGCCGTCGAAGGACAGCTCCAGCTGCCCCGCTTTCGCCGTGGCGGCAGGGATTCCCACGTTGAGGTGGTGCTGGGCGAGCTCAGCAAGTTCGTAGCTGCGGCGGTCCGGCTGGATCAGGTAGCCGGAAATGGAGGTGTCGTCCACCACGCCCTCCAACTCCAGGCCGCGGGCCGTCAGTGCCTTAAGTGCACCTTTGAAGCCGTGAATCACCTTGGGCGCTTCGGGATCCCGCAGCCATGCGGCGAGCACGTTTTCGGTTTCCGCGTCCTGACCTGCGAGGTCCAGAAATACCGCGGCGTCACTGCGGACGATGGCCAGCGCGGCAGCGTCCTCTCCGATCCGGCCCGGGACGAGGTCGACGGCGAGGGCTGACCGCTGGCCGGAGCCTGCAGCCAGGAAGGCGGCCAGTTCGGCCGCACCAGCCGGGGCGGCGTAGTGCGGGGTGTCGATGCTTTCGCGTTCAGCGGCCGGGGTGTCAGCATCGCGGTAGAGGGCGAACAGGCGGCCACGGATGGCCTTGAACTCAAGCTGGTCGAACAGGTCCTCAATGGCCGCCTGGTCCGGGCGCGGCTGGTAGAGGTCCTCGAGCGTGACGGGGAGGCTGAGGTCGGTGTGGAGCTGGTTCAGCCGGCGGTTGCGCTTGACGGCGTCGACGTTCTCCCGCAGGGCGTCGCCCACCTTGCCGCCGATGGAGTCAAGGTGCTCCAGGACGCCTTCCAGGCCCCCGTACTGGTTGATCCATTTCGCCGCCGTCTTGGGACCGACGCCGGGCACGCCGGGAAGATTGTCCGCCGTCTCCCCCACGAGGGCCGCGAGGTCGGAGTACCGGGACGGGGGAACGAAATACTTCGCTTCGATGGCGGCTGCGTCCATCCGCGGGATGTCGCTGACGCCCTTCTTGGGGTAGAGCACGAAGACGTTGTCCGTGACGAGCTGGAACGCGTCCCGGTCTCCGGAGACGAGCAAGACCTCGAACCCGGCTTTCTCGCCCATGGCAGCAAGGGTGGCCAGGATGTCGTCGGCCTCATAGCCGGGCATCTTGATGGTCTTGATGCCCCAGGCCTCCATGACCTGGCCGATGAGGTCGATCTGGCCGCTCATCTCGCGGGGGGTTTCGTTCCGGCCGCCCTTGTACTCGCTGTACTCGGTCTTCCGGTGGGTGGATTCATCGGAGACGTCGAACGCCACGGCGATGTGCGTGGGCTGCTGCTCCTTGATGAGGTTGATCAGCATGGAGATGAAGCCGTGGATGGCGTTGGTGTGCTGGCCGTTGGAGGTGGAGAACTTGTCCGCCGGCAGGGCGAAGAATGCGCGGAAGGCCATGGAGTGCCCGTCCAGGACCAGCAACCGCGGCTGGCCGGTAATGGGAATGACGGGCGCTTCCGTAGCTGAAACAGACCCACCGGCGGCGGGGGTGGCGCTCTTCGCAGCAGGCTTTGGGGCGGCGGACGGGCGCTGCACGGCGGCCCCCTCATCAATGGCCTGGGACGGGAAGGGAGCCGGTTTGGTTGTTTCACTCACAGGTGCCAGCCTAGTTGCCATGACAGACAATTTCACGCCGGGCGCTTTCGCCGAAGAGCTGGCAGCTGCCGGAATTCCCGACCACATGCACGGCTGGCTGGGCAGGTTCGGCGTCGGCGCCCTGGTGGTGAAGATGGGCATCCATTTCCTGGAAATGAGCCCGGAACACACCGTTGCCACCATGCCCGTCGAGGGCAACACCCAGGTGGCGGGGATCCTGCACGGCGGGGCGCACGTGGTGCTGGCAGAAACCCTGGGTTCCTTCGCCGCAGGAATGCACGCAGGTCCTGGCCGGCACGCCGTGGGCATCGAGGTCAACGCCACTCACCACCGGTCCATCGCGGAGGGCATGGTGACCGGCACCTGCAGTGCCATCCATTTGGGGCGGACCCTGACCACGCACGAGGTGGTCATGACCGACAGCCGGGGACGGCGCCTTTCCACGGCCCGGATCACCAACATGCTCCGGGACAACTCCGGCTGAGGTATGCCGGGCAGGACGCCTGGCTCAGGGCTGTGGGCCCGGGACCGCGGGCAGCAGGTAGCGCAACTCGACGATGCCCCTGCCCAGGGTGCGCGAGCCAGCCAGCTCAAGTGGCGGCGTCGGGCCCTTCATCGGCAGCAGACGCTTGCCCTCGCCCAGCACCACCGGGATGACGGAGAGGATGATCTCATCCAGCAGGCCGGCGTCGGCGAACTGTGCCGCCAGGTTCCCGCCGCCCACCACCCAGATGTTCCTGTCCCCGGCGGCGTGCCGGAAGTCCGCAATGAATTCCTGGATGCCCCCGCGGACGAAGGTGATGTCCGCACCATCCGGGGCGCGGTATTCGTGGTGGGTGAAGACGTAGCTGGGTGTGCCCGGGTACGGCCACTTGCCCGGCTCGTGCTCCATCAGCCAGGCGAACGTTTCCCCGCCCATGACGATGCAGCCCACGCCGGACATGAAGTCGTTGTAGCTGTCCGCCCCGCCCTCGAAGCCGTCGAACTGCAGCAGCCAGCCGAGGTCGTCAGTGGTGGTGGCGATGAAGCC harbors:
- a CDS encoding hotdog fold thioesterase; translation: MTDNFTPGAFAEELAAAGIPDHMHGWLGRFGVGALVVKMGIHFLEMSPEHTVATMPVEGNTQVAGILHGGAHVVLAETLGSFAAGMHAGPGRHAVGIEVNATHHRSIAEGMVTGTCSAIHLGRTLTTHEVVMTDSRGRRLSTARITNMLRDNSG
- a CDS encoding dihydrofolate reductase family protein, with protein sequence MPRIQYFVAASLDGFIATTTDDLGWLLQFDGFEGGADSYNDFMSGVGCIVMGGETFAWLMEHEPGKWPYPGTPSYVFTHHEYRAPDGADITFVRGGIQEFIADFRHAAGDRNIWVVGGGNLAAQFADAGLLDEIILSVIPVVLGEGKRLLPMKGPTPPLELAGSRTLGRGIVELRYLLPAVPGPQP
- the polA gene encoding DNA polymerase I, which produces MAFRAFFALPADKFSTSNGQHTNAIHGFISMLINLIKEQQPTHIAVAFDVSDESTHRKTEYSEYKGGRNETPREMSGQIDLIGQVMEAWGIKTIKMPGYEADDILATLAAMGEKAGFEVLLVSGDRDAFQLVTDNVFVLYPKKGVSDIPRMDAAAIEAKYFVPPSRYSDLAALVGETADNLPGVPGVGPKTAAKWINQYGGLEGVLEHLDSIGGKVGDALRENVDAVKRNRRLNQLHTDLSLPVTLEDLYQPRPDQAAIEDLFDQLEFKAIRGRLFALYRDADTPAAERESIDTPHYAAPAGAAELAAFLAAGSGQRSALAVDLVPGRIGEDAAALAIVRSDAAVFLDLAGQDAETENVLAAWLRDPEAPKVIHGFKGALKALTARGLELEGVVDDTSISGYLIQPDRRSYELAELAQHHLNVGIPAATAKAGQLELSFDGEDTAAADSLVQAGAVVLALSRYFEDELKERKAEELLSTLELPVSRVLADMELAGIAIDMDKMDDQLSDLARVIDQAQEQAFAAIGHEVNLGSPKQLQTVLFDELQLPKTKKIKSGYTTDAASLKNLLEKTGHEFLVQLMAHREAAKLRQMIESLKKSVAEDGRIHTTYAQNVAATGRISSNNPNLQNIPIRSEEGRRVRGIFVVSDGYECLLSADYSQIEMRIMAHLSGDAGLIQAYKDGEDLHRFVGSNIFHVPTDQVTSAMRSKVKAMSYGLAYGLTSFGLSKQLEISVDEARTLMKDYFDRFGAVRDYLRGVVDQARVDGYTATIEGRRRYLPDLTSTDRQLRENAERIALNSPIQGSAADIIKRAMLGVHAELQAQGLKSRMLLQVHDELVLEVAAGERAAVEKLVTDQMAAAADLSVPLEVQIGVGPSWYDAGH